The following are from one region of the Phyllostomus discolor isolate MPI-MPIP mPhyDis1 chromosome 9, mPhyDis1.pri.v3, whole genome shotgun sequence genome:
- the CTCFL gene encoding transcriptional repressor CTCFL, whose amino-acid sequence MAGTEVFDTLKQFTKIKEVVPVKAREEGGGVRRALEPPSPGEVEAERTHGALLTKTPEGEPELVLAATEDGGRHILTLQPVHPAFDNAGLPEVGWLTPQYPEGVQVTVQQAGSAVPSLLWVREGAQQSLHQCVAISTQDKVYSLQDMQMMQLHVLQGGAVAAEDGARAESPPESPGWMKEEDPPPAEGGLEKTQKQFFLVEARPGEEGRNEIILTVSDLNVEHTEDRPAPVPPLVGRAGSPKPQRDTKGVPQTFHCDSCLFTTPRISSLNRHVKTHSNERPHTCHLCLKAFRTVTLLRNHINTHTGTRPYKCGDCDMAFVTSGELVRHRRYKHTHEKPFKCSLCKYASVEASKLKRHIRSHTGERPYQCQLCSYASKDTHKLKRHMRTHSGEKPYECHLCHARFTQRGTMKIHIEQKHNNSIPKYQCPHCAASISRKSDLRVHLYNLHSYRATEMGCRYCPAVFHERYSLLQHQKTHRNEKKFKCMYCSYACKQERHLTVHTRTHTGEKPFACGSCNQRFRQKQLLTVHVKKHHDTEYIPAVHACPKCGRGFSRWTNLRRHAEKCVGGEDPAAPSGTGRRMRTRKPAGPQDAAKEDEAAAEGASAATGDQCPGEEAPAAYGEASTAAGMEDLDGDMTCEMILNMLSQ is encoded by the exons ATGGCCGGAACCGAGGTCTTCGACACTCTCAAGCAATTCACCAAAATCAAAGAGGTGGTGCCAGTGAAAGcccgggaggaggggggtggagtGCGCAGGGCACTGGAGCCCCCAAGTCCTGGGGAGGTGGAAGCCGAGCGCACCCATGGGGCCCTGCTGACCAAGACCCCCGAAGGAGAGCCGGAGCTGGTGCTGGCCGCCACGGAGGACGGCGGGAGACACATCCTGACCCTGCAGCCGGTGCACCCCGCCTTCGACAACGCCGGACTGCCGGAGGTCGGCTGGCTGACGCCGCAGTACCCGGAGGGGGTGCAGGTGACGGTGCAGCAGGCCGGCAGCGCGGTGCCGTCGCTGCTGTGGGTCCGGGAGGGGGCCCAGCAGAGCCTGCACCAGTGCGTGGCCATCAGCACGCAGGACAAGGTGTACTCGCTGCAGGATATGCAAATGATGCAGCTGCACGTGCTGCAGGGCGGGGCGGTGGCCGCTGAAGACGGCGCGCGCGCGGAGAGCCCGCCTGAGAGCCCGGGATGGATGAAG GAGGAAGACCCGCCGCCCGCCGAAGGAGGCCTCGAGAAGACTCAGAAGCAGTTCTTTCTGGTGGAAGCGAGGCccggagaggaggggaggaacgAAATCATTCTGACAGTTTCGGACTTGAACGTGGAACACACCGAGGACCGGCCCGCGCCTGTTCCACCGCTCGTGGGACGGGCCGGCTCTCCGAAGCCTCAGAGAGACACCAAGG GGGTCCCCCAGACCTTCCACTGCGACTCCTGCCTGTTCACAACGCCCCGGATTTCCAGTTTGAATCGCCACGTGAAGACGCACAGCAACGAGAGGCCCCACACCTGCCACCTGTGCCTGAAAGCCTTCCGCACGGTCACGCTCCTGCGGAACCACATCAACACCCATACAG GAACCCGGCCCTACAAGTGCGGTGACTGTGACATGGCCTTCGTCACCAGCGGAGAGCTGGTCCGGCACAGGCGTTACAAACACACCCACGAGAAGCCGTTCAAATGCTCCCTGTGCAAGTACGCCAGCGTGGAA GCGAGCAAGCTGAAGCGCCACATCCGCTCGCACACCGGGGAGCGCCCCTACCAGTGCCAGCTGTGCAGCTACGCCAGCAAGGACACCCACAAGCTGAAACGGCACATGAGGACGCACTCAG gggagaagccctacgaATGCCACCTGTGCCACGCGCGCTTCACCCAGAGAGGCACCATGAAAATACACATCGAGCAGAAGCACAACAACAGCATCCCCAAGTACCAGTGTCCCCACTGCGCCGCCAGCATCTCGAGGAAGAGCGACCTGC GGGTGCACCTGTACAACCTGCACAGCTACAGAGCCACGGAGATGGGGTGCCGCTACTGCCCGGCCGTGTTCCACGAGCGCTACAGCCTCCTGCAGCACCAGAAGACGCACAGGAACGAGAAGAAGTTCAAGTGCATGTACTGCAGCTACGCCTGCAAGCAG gagcgCCACCTGACGGTGCACACCCGGACCCACACCGGCGAGAAGCCGTTCGCCTGTGGCTCCTGCAACCAGCGGTTCCGGCAGAAGCAGCTTCTGACCGTTCACGTCAAGAAGCACCACGACACGGAGTACATCCCGGCTGTGCACGCGTGTCCCAAGTGCGGCAGGGGCTTCTCCCGCTGG ACCAACCTGCGGAGACACGCCGAGAagtgtgtggggggagaggaCCCGGCCGCCCCCTCGGGGACGGGAAGAAGGATGAGGACGAGGAAGCCAGCCGGCCCGCAAGACGCGGCGAAGGAAGACG AAGCCGCTGCCGAGGGAGCCTCCGCGGCGACCGGAGACCAGTGCCCGGGAGAGGAGGCTCCTGCCGCCTACGGAGAAGCCTCCACGGCCGCCGGGATGGAGGACCTGGACGGGGACATGACCTGCGAGATGATCCTCAACATGCTGTCCCAGTGA